One Streptomyces sp. P9-A2 DNA window includes the following coding sequences:
- a CDS encoding TetR/AcrR family transcriptional regulator — protein sequence MSETSREWPRPKIRPRKAELKNDQIFETAARLFYEKGYAATSLQDLASAVGLQKGSLYYYIDSKKDLLFAIADYAHTFFVELTENAKAEGGTPLQTLERMLLQHARFAAEHFHVTAAFYNERSALSDEYQERIVATRDAYETSLRGLVRSGQESGEIAADLNPRLAVFGVLGMINWIHQWYRPEGSLSPSEIAAALSRQAVRSLLPRTDAD from the coding sequence GTGAGCGAGACGAGCAGGGAATGGCCGCGCCCCAAGATCAGGCCCCGTAAGGCCGAGCTGAAGAACGATCAGATCTTCGAGACGGCCGCCCGGCTGTTCTACGAGAAGGGGTACGCGGCCACGTCCCTGCAGGACCTGGCCAGCGCGGTGGGCCTGCAGAAGGGCAGCCTCTACTACTACATCGACTCCAAGAAGGACCTGCTCTTCGCCATCGCCGACTACGCGCACACGTTCTTCGTCGAGCTCACCGAGAACGCCAAGGCCGAAGGCGGCACGCCCCTGCAGACGCTGGAACGCATGCTGCTCCAGCACGCCAGGTTCGCCGCGGAGCACTTCCATGTGACGGCCGCCTTCTACAACGAACGGTCGGCCCTGTCCGACGAGTACCAGGAGCGCATCGTCGCCACCCGCGACGCCTACGAGACGTCCCTGCGCGGGCTTGTGAGGAGCGGCCAGGAGTCCGGCGAGATCGCCGCGGACCTGAATCCCAGGCTCGCGGTGTTCGGTGTGCTGGGGATGATCAACTGGATCCACCAGTGGTACCGCCCGGAAGGGTCTCTGTCACCGTCCGAGATCGCGGCGGCGCTGAGCCGGCAGGCCGTCCGGTCCCTGCTGCCGCGCACCGACGCGGACTGA
- a CDS encoding NAD(P)/FAD-dependent oxidoreductase gives MSDGIVVVGASLAGLRVAEALRANGYTGRLRLVGDERHLPYDRPPLSKQVLTGEWEAARTALTTPAKLAEAGIETVLGARAAAVDTEAVTLADGGRLAYDQLVVATGAAARTWPGAAPGGRVHRLRTLADSVRLRTALADGGPLVVVGGGFIGLEVAAAARGAGLDVTVIEAAGTLLEPVLGPEIGACFTRLHRARGVRVLTGVPITSVQEAADTVAVRLADGTELAAAHVVVGIGAEPNNDWLTGLGLDDAAGVPCDARGRAGDRVWALGDVARWEQPAYGDSARHEHWTTAVDQAAVVAAAVLGRESARPPAPPYFWSMQYDVNFQLVGRPDLASSVKVLEAGEGGADRGTVFAFTDTAGRRVAVAAFHSPRRFLRLRRELQEEFATTPTPVTGHGGR, from the coding sequence ATGAGCGACGGAATCGTCGTAGTCGGCGCCTCACTCGCCGGGCTGCGGGTCGCCGAGGCGCTGCGCGCCAACGGGTACACGGGCCGGCTGCGGCTGGTGGGCGACGAGCGCCACCTCCCCTACGACCGCCCGCCGTTGTCCAAGCAGGTACTGACCGGCGAGTGGGAAGCCGCGCGCACCGCGCTGACCACTCCCGCGAAGCTCGCCGAGGCCGGCATCGAGACCGTACTCGGAGCGCGGGCCGCCGCGGTGGACACCGAGGCCGTCACCCTGGCCGACGGCGGCCGGCTCGCCTACGACCAGCTCGTCGTGGCCACCGGCGCGGCCGCCCGGACCTGGCCGGGCGCCGCTCCCGGCGGGCGGGTCCACCGGCTGCGCACCCTCGCCGACAGCGTCCGGCTGCGCACCGCACTGGCGGACGGCGGCCCGCTGGTCGTCGTGGGCGGCGGTTTCATCGGGCTCGAGGTCGCGGCCGCCGCGCGCGGGGCCGGCCTGGACGTCACCGTCATCGAGGCCGCGGGCACGCTTCTCGAACCCGTTCTCGGCCCCGAGATCGGCGCCTGCTTCACCCGGCTGCACCGGGCCCGGGGCGTACGGGTACTGACCGGCGTCCCCATCACTTCGGTCCAGGAGGCGGCCGACACGGTGGCCGTCCGGCTCGCCGACGGCACCGAACTCGCCGCCGCCCACGTCGTCGTCGGTATCGGCGCCGAACCCAACAACGACTGGCTGACCGGCCTCGGCCTCGATGACGCCGCGGGCGTGCCGTGCGATGCCCGCGGCCGGGCCGGTGACCGGGTGTGGGCGCTCGGCGACGTCGCGCGGTGGGAGCAGCCGGCGTACGGCGACTCCGCACGCCACGAGCACTGGACGACAGCGGTCGACCAGGCGGCCGTGGTGGCGGCGGCGGTCCTCGGCCGGGAGTCGGCCCGCCCGCCGGCGCCGCCCTACTTCTGGAGCATGCAGTACGACGTGAACTTCCAGCTGGTGGGCCGCCCCGACCTCGCGTCCTCGGTCAAGGTGCTCGAAGCGGGGGAGGGCGGGGCCGACCGCGGCACCGTGTTCGCCTTCACCGACACCGCGGGCCGTCGCGTCGCGGTCGCCGCCTTCCACAGCCCGCGGCGCTTTCTGCGGCTGCGCCGCGAACTCCAGGAGGAGTTCGCCACCACGCCGACCCCCGTGACCGGTCACGGGGGTCGGTGA
- a CDS encoding FAD-dependent oxidoreductase: protein MAATRRIAVVGAGGAGLAAALETGRAGADVILLETADQVGGATARAGGVVYAADTPVQKARGVEDSVDELINYYMTVSRHELEPRLLRASAEGTREVIGWLEELGVTWEPDRLYIAGLEYKPRGHLPTGDTRGLGPAGGAMIVAALLTAVEAMDNVEIRTATRCTGLLTGDDGAVAGVRTESGEEIRADAVILTTGGFGAAPDLLGEHWPEAVEHGDWHWYLGPDTNIGDGVRMGLAAGGELRGYGGTLLETPNFGRLNDAFTPPWVIYVNKNGHRFVDETDTYCVMPHVIAKQPGGTCWAVFDEAALRQVADSGHVDPYGLGVDLESNWTAAMLRKQIEAGVVKSGATLAELAERTGIAAAGLQATAEHWNADVTRGRDTAFEKKGTLAPVSTAPFYAVELRPAIIGITFAGLRIDDEARVLDTAGRPIPGLFAGGEVAGGLDADVYAGGGTSIGNALVFGRTAARSATAGAVR from the coding sequence ATGGCAGCAACCCGCAGGATCGCCGTGGTCGGGGCCGGAGGTGCCGGACTCGCCGCCGCACTCGAGACAGGCCGGGCCGGAGCCGACGTGATCCTCCTCGAAACGGCCGATCAGGTCGGCGGCGCCACCGCCCGGGCCGGCGGCGTCGTCTACGCCGCCGACACCCCGGTCCAGAAGGCCCGCGGCGTCGAGGACTCGGTCGACGAGCTCATCAACTACTACATGACGGTGAGCCGGCACGAACTGGAACCGCGGCTGCTGCGCGCCTCGGCGGAGGGCACCCGCGAGGTGATCGGCTGGCTGGAGGAGCTGGGCGTCACCTGGGAGCCCGACCGCCTCTACATCGCCGGACTCGAGTACAAGCCGCGCGGTCACCTGCCCACCGGTGACACACGCGGGCTCGGCCCGGCGGGCGGCGCGATGATCGTCGCCGCGCTGCTCACCGCGGTCGAGGCGATGGACAACGTCGAGATCCGCACCGCCACCCGCTGCACCGGACTGCTCACCGGGGACGACGGTGCCGTCGCCGGCGTACGCACCGAGTCCGGGGAGGAGATCCGGGCGGACGCCGTCATCCTCACCACCGGTGGCTTCGGCGCCGCCCCCGACCTGCTCGGTGAGCACTGGCCCGAGGCCGTCGAGCACGGCGACTGGCACTGGTACCTCGGCCCCGACACCAACATCGGCGACGGTGTCCGCATGGGACTGGCCGCCGGCGGCGAACTGCGCGGCTACGGTGGCACCCTGCTGGAGACGCCGAACTTCGGCCGCCTCAACGACGCCTTCACCCCGCCCTGGGTGATCTACGTCAACAAGAACGGTCACCGCTTCGTCGACGAGACCGACACCTACTGCGTGATGCCGCACGTCATCGCCAAGCAGCCCGGTGGCACGTGCTGGGCCGTCTTCGACGAGGCCGCGCTGCGCCAGGTCGCCGACAGCGGGCACGTCGACCCCTACGGCCTCGGCGTCGACCTGGAGTCGAACTGGACCGCCGCCATGCTGCGCAAACAGATCGAGGCAGGCGTCGTGAAGTCCGGTGCCACGCTGGCCGAGCTGGCCGAGCGCACCGGTATCGCCGCCGCCGGTCTCCAGGCGACCGCCGAGCACTGGAACGCCGACGTCACCCGGGGCCGCGACACCGCCTTCGAGAAGAAGGGCACACTGGCCCCGGTCTCGACCGCCCCGTTCTACGCGGTGGAGCTGCGGCCGGCCATCATCGGCATCACCTTCGCCGGTCTGCGCATCGACGACGAGGCCCGGGTCCTGGACACCGCGGGCCGCCCGATACCGGGCCTGTTCGCCGGCGGTGAGGTGGCCGGCGGTCTCGACGCCGACGTGTACGCCGGCGGCGGCACCTCCATCGGCAACGCCCTCGTCTTCGGCCGCACCGCCGCCCGCAGCGCCACCGCCGGGGCCGTGCGGTGA
- a CDS encoding TIGR03617 family F420-dependent LLM class oxidoreductase, with amino-acid sequence MSVPVDTALPIKGGADPAAAARAAEEAGYDAVWASELDRDPFLQLAVASTATERIGLGTGIAVAFARSPMNVASMAHDLQRLSQGRFMLGLGTQVRAHITRRFSMPWSEPAARMREYVLALRAIWSAWETGDRLAFEGRFYTHTLMTPMFTPAPHGHGTPPVVVAAVGDLMTEVAGEVGDGVLFHSFLTERYLRENTLAALGRGRAKSSRPGFQRVGGPFVATGTTPEQISAAAEATRSQIAFYASTPSYRPVLEAHGWGGLGERLHALSRAGDWQAMTAAVDDEVLHEFAAVGTPEEAADILAARYADVFDRFTLVTPYDLDETARARVAARLRELT; translated from the coding sequence ATGAGCGTGCCCGTCGACACCGCGCTGCCCATCAAGGGCGGCGCCGATCCGGCCGCGGCGGCGCGTGCGGCCGAGGAGGCCGGCTACGACGCCGTCTGGGCCAGCGAGCTCGACCGCGATCCGTTCCTCCAGCTGGCCGTCGCGAGCACCGCGACCGAGCGGATCGGCCTGGGCACCGGCATCGCGGTGGCCTTCGCCCGCAGCCCGATGAACGTCGCCTCGATGGCGCACGACCTGCAACGCCTCTCGCAGGGCCGCTTCATGCTGGGGCTCGGCACCCAGGTGCGCGCGCACATCACCCGGCGCTTCTCGATGCCCTGGTCCGAACCGGCCGCCCGGATGCGCGAGTACGTCCTCGCCCTGCGCGCCATCTGGTCCGCCTGGGAGACCGGTGACCGCCTCGCCTTCGAGGGCCGGTTCTACACGCACACGCTGATGACGCCGATGTTCACCCCGGCCCCGCACGGCCACGGCACACCACCGGTCGTCGTCGCGGCCGTCGGGGACCTGATGACCGAGGTGGCCGGGGAGGTCGGGGACGGCGTCCTGTTCCACAGCTTCCTCACCGAGCGCTATCTGCGCGAGAACACCCTCGCGGCGCTCGGGCGGGGACGCGCCAAGTCCTCGCGTCCGGGCTTCCAGCGGGTCGGCGGGCCGTTCGTGGCGACCGGCACGACCCCGGAGCAGATCTCCGCCGCGGCGGAGGCCACCCGGAGCCAGATCGCGTTCTACGCCTCGACCCCGTCCTACCGGCCGGTGCTGGAGGCGCACGGCTGGGGCGGGCTCGGCGAACGGCTGCACGCGCTGTCCCGTGCGGGCGACTGGCAGGCGATGACCGCCGCGGTGGACGACGAGGTGCTGCACGAGTTCGCGGCCGTCGGCACCCCGGAGGAAGCGGCGGACATCCTCGCCGCGCGCTACGCCGACGTGTTCGACCGCTTCACCCTCGTCACACCGTACGACCTCGACGAGACCGCCCGCGCCCGGGTCGCCGCCCGCCTGCGGGAACTCACCTGA
- a CDS encoding ABC transporter substrate-binding protein, giving the protein MRKRTLASLAVLPLLLTACGDGGTGGTSDGPVKIMTIASFESQVYSVPWLKTAVTAAVAQVNEDGGIDGRKIELLTCNDKFDPNEATACAQRAVSEKVAAVVGPLSPNIGAIAAVMEQAKIPIVGPGGADGQNEATSPVSYPINATPVGMGVGAGKLAVERGGPKVVVIGGDNETARAGAEWAKKGVEEAGGKATMIYAPIGSADYATVVAKAIGHDPDAVSLQGSGADAGRIATALRSAGYEGLITGISSMVTPGVLKILGPDAGNIVLTSRGHAASDTSNAEIAAFNKAMKAADPKVNIDDIGLNGWLAVKLFAAVAEGSEITDGASVIKLLDAIEEPVSLGDAYPDYQGIQDPPPLPEYPRVASFEVGTSAVKDGRIVPDGDFFDPFAK; this is encoded by the coding sequence ATGCGCAAGAGAACACTTGCCTCACTCGCGGTGCTCCCGCTGCTGCTCACCGCGTGCGGCGACGGCGGAACCGGGGGAACGTCCGACGGTCCCGTCAAGATCATGACGATCGCGTCGTTCGAGAGCCAGGTCTACTCCGTACCGTGGCTCAAGACGGCCGTGACCGCCGCGGTGGCACAGGTCAACGAGGACGGCGGCATCGACGGCCGCAAGATCGAGCTGCTGACCTGCAACGACAAGTTCGATCCCAACGAGGCCACGGCCTGCGCCCAGCGCGCCGTCTCCGAGAAGGTCGCCGCGGTCGTCGGCCCGCTCTCGCCCAACATCGGGGCCATCGCGGCCGTGATGGAGCAGGCGAAGATCCCGATCGTCGGCCCCGGCGGCGCCGACGGCCAGAACGAGGCGACCAGCCCGGTGTCCTACCCCATCAACGCGACCCCGGTCGGCATGGGCGTCGGCGCCGGAAAGCTCGCGGTCGAGCGCGGCGGCCCGAAGGTCGTCGTGATCGGCGGGGACAACGAGACCGCCCGGGCCGGCGCCGAATGGGCCAAGAAGGGCGTCGAAGAGGCCGGCGGCAAGGCGACCATGATCTACGCCCCGATCGGCTCGGCCGACTACGCGACGGTGGTGGCCAAGGCGATCGGCCACGACCCCGACGCGGTCTCCCTGCAGGGCTCGGGCGCCGACGCCGGCCGGATCGCGACCGCGCTGCGGTCCGCCGGATACGAGGGCCTGATCACCGGCATCTCCTCCATGGTCACCCCGGGCGTACTGAAGATCCTCGGGCCGGACGCCGGGAACATCGTGCTCACCTCCCGCGGCCACGCGGCCTCCGACACCTCCAACGCGGAGATCGCGGCGTTCAACAAGGCGATGAAGGCCGCCGATCCGAAGGTCAACATCGACGACATCGGCCTCAACGGCTGGCTGGCCGTCAAGCTGTTCGCCGCGGTCGCCGAAGGCAGCGAGATCACCGACGGAGCCTCCGTCATCAAGCTCCTCGACGCCATCGAGGAACCGGTCAGCCTGGGCGACGCCTACCCGGACTACCAGGGCATCCAGGATCCCCCTCCGCTGCCGGAGTACCCGCGGGTCGCCTCGTTCGAGGTCGGCACCAGCGCGGTGAAGGACGGCCGGATCGTGCCGGACGGCGACTTCTTCGACCCGTTCGCCAAGTAG
- a CDS encoding cytochrome P450, translated as MTESRKSEHAYHLDNTDPSLAPHLFETLKDVQGKCPVAWSDAVGGFWMLTKYADITAAANDWETYTVEEGHTIPSTGKSVMLPLAEVDPPLHTPWRRFLVPYFTPRTVEGYRPVIEGIVEDAFSGLAARERGDLVFDVARKVPTSTISAILGFEQDGNHISDIVDEWMASTGDPERARSAAAAVEAVVREEIDKRRGKPAEDVLGRIMEGEIEGAPLTDDELLGLCIVFIVAGHGTTVDGITNTVHRVLAEPGLMESLQADRSRLGKVIDESLRINPPVWNMGRTARKDAEVRGVGICPGEKVMLTFGAGNYDPEKFEEPDRFDPDRPGVHGHLTFGFGRHRCIGEALAKLEITIVLEYILDRLPDLALDGEVTARTYFTTYGFTALPVRHGAVAPTV; from the coding sequence ATGACCGAGAGCCGTAAGTCCGAGCACGCGTACCACCTCGACAACACCGATCCGTCCCTCGCCCCACACCTGTTCGAGACACTGAAGGACGTGCAGGGCAAGTGCCCCGTCGCGTGGAGCGACGCGGTCGGCGGGTTCTGGATGCTGACGAAGTACGCCGACATCACCGCGGCGGCCAACGACTGGGAGACCTACACCGTCGAGGAGGGCCACACCATCCCGTCGACCGGGAAGTCGGTGATGCTCCCGCTCGCCGAGGTCGACCCGCCGCTGCACACCCCGTGGCGCCGGTTCCTCGTGCCGTACTTCACCCCCAGGACCGTCGAGGGCTACCGGCCGGTGATCGAGGGAATCGTCGAGGACGCCTTCTCGGGCCTGGCCGCGAGGGAGCGCGGGGACCTCGTCTTCGACGTCGCCCGCAAGGTCCCGACCTCCACGATCTCCGCGATCCTGGGCTTCGAGCAGGACGGGAACCACATCTCCGACATCGTCGACGAGTGGATGGCCTCCACGGGGGACCCGGAGCGCGCACGCAGCGCCGCGGCCGCCGTCGAGGCCGTCGTGCGGGAGGAGATCGACAAGCGTCGCGGGAAGCCCGCCGAGGACGTGCTCGGCAGGATCATGGAGGGCGAGATCGAGGGCGCCCCGCTGACCGACGACGAACTGCTCGGCCTGTGCATCGTCTTCATCGTGGCCGGTCACGGCACCACCGTCGACGGCATCACCAACACCGTGCACCGGGTGCTCGCCGAGCCGGGTCTGATGGAATCACTGCAGGCCGACCGCTCCCGGCTGGGCAAGGTCATCGACGAGTCGCTGCGCATCAACCCGCCGGTGTGGAACATGGGGCGCACCGCCCGCAAGGACGCCGAGGTGCGCGGTGTGGGCATCTGTCCCGGGGAGAAGGTGATGCTGACGTTCGGCGCCGGCAACTACGACCCGGAGAAGTTCGAGGAGCCGGACCGCTTCGACCCGGACCGGCCGGGCGTGCACGGCCATCTGACCTTCGGTTTCGGCCGTCACCGGTGCATCGGTGAGGCGCTGGCGAAGCTGGAGATCACCATCGTGCTGGAGTACATCCTCGACCGGCTGCCCGACCTGGCCCTGGACGGCGAGGTCACCGCCCGGACCTACTTCACGACCTACGGCTTCACCGCGCTGCCCGTCCGCCACGGCGCCGTCGCCCCGACGGTCTGA
- a CDS encoding nuclear transport factor 2 family protein has translation MTPETAATGGRGPREVADRLAIYELYARYAQAADLADGAAYADCFTEDGWTDISSFGHTAASFRARGLDVLDDTGKVRGRARLRTIATKTPGAPLHHHLTVNAVVTSYEGDRATGTAYFVVLAPDGRVHQFGRYEDVVVRDTDGQWRFAERRDLAAFNSGTTLPQG, from the coding sequence GTGACGCCCGAGACGGCCGCCACCGGCGGGCGCGGCCCCCGCGAGGTCGCCGACCGCCTGGCGATCTACGAGCTGTACGCCCGTTACGCCCAGGCGGCCGACCTCGCGGACGGCGCCGCCTACGCCGACTGCTTCACCGAGGACGGCTGGACCGACATCTCCTCCTTCGGCCACACCGCCGCGTCCTTCCGGGCGAGGGGACTGGACGTGCTCGACGACACCGGCAAGGTCCGCGGCCGGGCCCGCCTGCGGACCATCGCCACCAAGACCCCCGGCGCGCCTCTCCACCACCACCTCACCGTCAACGCCGTCGTCACCTCCTACGAGGGCGACCGGGCCACCGGGACGGCGTACTTCGTCGTGCTCGCGCCCGACGGCCGCGTCCACCAGTTCGGCCGCTACGAGGACGTCGTCGTCCGCGACACCGACGGGCAGTGGCGGTTCGCCGAGCGCAGGGACCTCGCCGCGTTCAACTCCGGCACCACCCTGCCCCAGGGCTGA
- a CDS encoding crotonase/enoyl-CoA hydratase family protein, producing MSAGADVEGFRTLSTDLDDGVLTVTLDRPDRLNAFTVEMADELVALFTGVNARDEVRAVVVTGAGRAFCAGMELASEGNVFGLDESQRPTLSDMDDLDDPRILRGVRDTGGRVVLAIFDCRKPVIAAINGPAVGIGATMTLAMDIRLASEEARIGFVFGKLGIVPEAASTWFLPRIVGMARALEWVYSAEVLSAEEAGDGGLVSRVVPAASLLEEAQGLARRISRNRSPVAVALTRQMMYRNSALPHPREAHRVDSLAMFYTSAADGKEGVEAFREKREPRFTGSAHTGMPPFYPWWDDE from the coding sequence ATGAGCGCGGGAGCGGACGTCGAGGGGTTCCGGACCCTGTCGACCGACCTGGACGACGGGGTTCTCACTGTCACTCTCGACCGCCCGGACCGGCTGAACGCCTTCACCGTCGAGATGGCGGACGAACTCGTGGCACTGTTCACCGGGGTGAACGCGCGGGACGAGGTCCGTGCCGTGGTGGTGACGGGAGCCGGCCGGGCCTTCTGCGCCGGCATGGAACTCGCGTCGGAGGGCAACGTGTTCGGGCTGGACGAGTCCCAGCGGCCGACCCTGTCCGACATGGACGACCTCGACGATCCGCGGATCCTGCGAGGCGTGCGCGACACCGGCGGCCGGGTGGTCCTGGCGATCTTCGACTGCCGCAAGCCCGTGATCGCGGCGATCAACGGCCCGGCCGTGGGCATCGGGGCGACGATGACCCTGGCCATGGACATCCGGCTGGCCTCGGAGGAGGCGCGCATCGGCTTCGTCTTCGGCAAACTCGGCATCGTCCCCGAGGCGGCGTCGACGTGGTTCCTGCCGCGGATCGTCGGCATGGCCCGCGCGCTGGAATGGGTGTACTCGGCCGAGGTCCTCTCGGCGGAGGAGGCCGGGGACGGCGGACTGGTGAGCCGGGTCGTCCCCGCCGCATCCCTGCTCGAGGAGGCACAGGGCCTGGCACGCCGCATCTCGCGGAACCGGTCGCCGGTCGCCGTCGCGCTCACCCGGCAGATGATGTACCGCAACAGCGCCCTGCCGCACCCCAGGGAGGCGCACCGGGTCGACTCCCTGGCGATGTTCTACACCAGCGCGGCGGACGGAAAGGAAGGCGTCGAGGCGTTCCGCGAGAAGCGGGAACCCCGCTTCACCGGCAGCGCGCACACGGGAATGCCACCGTTCTACCCGTGGTGGGACGACGAGTGA
- a CDS encoding acyl-CoA dehydrogenase family protein: MADDEILQAVRAFLDRDYADERRLAALRAQGEDRHLLEEAAAQGWFGLIAPEADDGLGLHPAALVPLFQLFGRRLVTGPLLEQMLLPGLLLRTACADDARTRLAATLTGGRRVAVLDPGVTLDWRAANGSPVLDSGLLAGSVDLVRFGAVSDLFVAIVDGGPDGTATVLVLDRDRPGITVTGHRSTDPGASYARVTFDGVTAGPGDVIARGEAAAGLVAALRSWQRVLVAAELAGIARHVLDLSVEFAKQREQFGRPIGGFQAVKHIAASAAQRVIMLESLVEAVAADSATLSPGAFELAALSLKAAAAEVGRSACEDALQIHGGIGFTHEHELHWYYKRALSLRTWYGDEREAATEVGRRLVSAPLQGLSGGS; the protein is encoded by the coding sequence GTGGCTGACGACGAGATCCTGCAGGCGGTCAGGGCGTTCCTGGACCGTGACTACGCTGACGAGCGCAGGCTCGCCGCACTGCGGGCCCAGGGTGAGGACCGGCATCTGCTCGAAGAAGCGGCGGCACAGGGCTGGTTCGGGCTGATCGCGCCCGAGGCGGACGACGGCCTCGGACTGCACCCCGCCGCTCTCGTGCCGCTGTTCCAGCTGTTCGGGCGGCGTCTGGTGACCGGTCCCCTGCTGGAGCAGATGCTGCTGCCGGGACTGCTGCTCCGCACGGCCTGCGCCGACGACGCGCGAACCCGGCTGGCGGCCACGCTGACCGGTGGACGACGGGTGGCTGTCCTGGACCCCGGTGTCACCCTCGACTGGCGCGCGGCCAACGGCTCGCCGGTCCTGGACTCCGGCCTGCTGGCCGGATCGGTGGACCTGGTGCGCTTCGGCGCGGTCTCGGACCTGTTCGTCGCGATCGTCGACGGCGGACCGGACGGCACGGCGACGGTCCTGGTCCTCGACCGCGACCGGCCCGGCATCACCGTCACCGGGCACCGGAGTACGGACCCCGGGGCGAGCTACGCCCGCGTGACCTTCGACGGGGTCACGGCCGGACCGGGCGACGTCATCGCGCGGGGCGAGGCGGCGGCGGGACTCGTGGCCGCACTGCGGAGCTGGCAGCGGGTCCTGGTCGCCGCTGAACTCGCCGGCATCGCTCGCCACGTACTCGACCTGAGCGTCGAATTCGCCAAACAGCGCGAGCAGTTCGGCCGTCCCATCGGCGGCTTCCAGGCGGTCAAGCACATCGCGGCTTCGGCCGCCCAGCGCGTGATCATGCTCGAGAGCCTCGTCGAGGCCGTGGCCGCAGACTCGGCGACGCTCTCCCCGGGGGCCTTCGAGCTCGCGGCCCTGTCACTCAAGGCCGCCGCCGCCGAGGTCGGCCGCTCGGCATGTGAGGATGCCCTGCAGATCCACGGCGGCATCGGATTCACCCACGAACACGAACTGCACTGGTACTACAAGCGCGCGCTGTCCCTGCGCACCTGGTACGGGGACGAACGGGAGGCCGCGACCGAGGTCGGGCGGCGCCTGGTGTCCGCCCCGCTTCAGGGCCTGTCCGGCGGATCATGA
- a CDS encoding aldehyde dehydrogenase family protein, which yields MLSMTIDGKPVDTRDTFDVVNPATGAVEAQAPECTPEQLDQAMTSAARAQTSWKRDDDARRQTLRDLADAVDAHQEELTALLIQETGKPRAVAAAEVASSAPWIRYYADLDWPKRVIQDDATARIEVAHRPMGVVAAITPWNGPVGMWTWKIAPALRGGNTVVLKPSPFTPLSTLLLGRIGAEVLPPGVINVVTGGDELGKAMTSHPTPRKISFTGSIAAGRSVAVNAAHDLKRVTLELGGNDAAIVLDDADLEKTAGTLFAFSMFNCGQICCIPKRIFVPANRYEEFVEAFGAAARATVVGDPTDPATAMGPLTTRPQFERVSELVSDAVAGGARVVSGGKPIDGGGYFFEPTVFADVAEGMRIVDEEQFGPAIPLLKYDTVDEAVTRANATDYGLSGSVWSADAAKARAVAEQLECGTAWVNCHAMLPSHAPFSGAKHSGLGVANGEDGLRSFTEQQVVHTAKG from the coding sequence ATGCTGAGCATGACGATCGACGGCAAGCCCGTCGACACACGCGACACCTTCGATGTCGTGAATCCGGCGACCGGTGCCGTCGAGGCGCAGGCACCCGAGTGCACGCCCGAGCAGCTCGACCAGGCGATGACGTCGGCCGCCCGCGCCCAGACGAGCTGGAAGCGGGACGACGACGCGCGCCGGCAGACCCTGCGTGACCTGGCCGACGCCGTCGACGCCCACCAGGAGGAACTGACCGCGCTCCTGATCCAGGAGACCGGCAAGCCGCGGGCCGTCGCCGCGGCCGAAGTCGCCTCCTCCGCACCCTGGATCCGCTACTACGCCGACCTGGACTGGCCGAAGCGGGTCATCCAGGACGACGCCACCGCCAGGATCGAGGTGGCCCACCGGCCGATGGGCGTGGTCGCCGCGATCACGCCGTGGAACGGACCGGTCGGCATGTGGACCTGGAAGATCGCCCCGGCCCTGCGCGGCGGCAACACCGTCGTGCTCAAGCCCTCGCCGTTCACTCCGCTCTCGACCCTGCTGCTGGGCCGGATCGGCGCCGAGGTGCTGCCGCCCGGCGTCATCAACGTCGTCACCGGCGGCGACGAGCTCGGCAAGGCCATGACCTCGCACCCGACGCCGCGCAAGATCAGTTTCACCGGCTCGATCGCCGCCGGACGGTCCGTGGCCGTCAACGCCGCCCACGACCTCAAGCGGGTCACCCTCGAACTCGGGGGCAACGACGCGGCGATCGTTCTCGACGACGCGGACCTGGAGAAGACCGCCGGCACCCTGTTCGCGTTCTCGATGTTCAACTGCGGCCAGATCTGCTGCATCCCCAAGCGCATCTTCGTTCCGGCGAACCGCTACGAGGAGTTCGTCGAGGCCTTCGGCGCCGCGGCCCGCGCCACCGTCGTCGGTGACCCGACCGACCCCGCCACCGCCATGGGCCCGCTGACCACCCGTCCGCAGTTCGAGCGGGTCTCGGAGCTGGTCTCCGACGCCGTCGCCGGCGGCGCCCGGGTGGTGTCCGGCGGCAAGCCCATCGACGGCGGCGGCTACTTCTTCGAGCCGACGGTCTTCGCCGACGTGGCCGAAGGCATGCGCATCGTCGACGAGGAGCAGTTCGGCCCGGCGATCCCACTGCTGAAGTACGACACCGTCGACGAGGCGGTGACACGTGCCAACGCCACCGACTACGGCCTGTCCGGCTCGGTCTGGTCCGCCGACGCGGCGAAGGCCAGGGCGGTCGCGGAACAGCTCGAATGCGGCACGGCATGGGTCAACTGCCACGCCATGCTGCCCTCCCACGCGCCGTTCTCCGGCGCCAAGCACAGCGGCCTCGGGGTCGCCAACGGTGAGGACGGACTGCGGTCCTTCACCGAGCAGCAGGTCGTCCACACCGCGAAGGGCTGA